ATCTCGGCGCCGTCGCGGAAGACGATCGCGCGGAACCCGTCCCATTTGGCCTCGTACAGCATGTCCGGCGGAATCCGTGCGACGGACTTCGCCAGCATCGGCTTCACGGGCGGCATCACCGGAAGGTCCATAGACGAATTCTGCCGCGTTCCGCCGACATGCGCCTTCCGTCGCGTGGGGCCTACCGTGGCGGCATGGCGGCGCGCAGCAACGCGGTGGAACTGACGGCAGGGTCGCGAACGGTACGGCTCTCCAGCCCCGACAAGATCTACTTCCCCGAGCCCGGCTACACCAAGCTGGACCTGGCGCACTACTACCTGGCCGTCGGCGAGGGCATCCTGCGGGCACTGCGGGACCGGCCGACCACCCTGGAGCGCTACCCGGAGGGCCTCGGCGGCGAGTCCTTCTTCCAAAAGCGCGTCCCCAAGCACCATCCGGACTGGATCCCGACGGCCCGGATCGAGTTCCCGAGCGGACGGCACGCCGACGAGATGTGCCCCACCGAGGTGGGCGCCGTGATCTGGGCCGCCCAGTTCGGCACCTTCACCTTCCACCCCTGGCCGGTGCGGCGCGCGGACACCGAGCACCCCGACGAACTGCGCCTGGACCTCGACCCGCAACCCGGCACGGACTACGACGACGCGGTACGCGCCGCCCTCGAACTGCGCGCCCTGCTCGACGAGTTCGGGCTGCGCGGCTGGCCCAAGACCTCCGGCGGCCGCGGCCTGCACGTCTTCGTGCCCATCGAGCCGCGGTGGACCTTCACCGAGGTGCGCCGCTGCGCCATCACCTGCGGCCGGGAACTGGAGCGACGGATGCCGGGTCGGGTGACCACCGCCTGGTGGAAGGAGGAACGCGGCGCACGGATCTTCGTCGACTACAACCAGACCGCCCGCGACCGCACCATCGCCTCCGCCTACTCCGTACGCCCCCATCCGCGCGCCCAGGTCTCCGCGCCGCTGCGCTGGGAGGAGGTCGGGCAGGCGCACCCGGCCGACTTCGACATCCGGTCCATGACGGCCAGGTTCGCCGAGCTGGGCGATGTGCACGCCGACATGGACGAGCACGCCTTCCGGCTCGACACCCTGCTCGAACGCGCCGAGCGCCACGAGCACGACCATGGGCTCGGCGACCTGCCCTATCCGCCCGAGTACCCGAAGATGCCGGGCGAGCCGAAGCGCGTACAGCCGTCGCGGGCGCGGACTTCGACGGACTGACGTGCCCCGGATGTACAGACGGACTGATGTACCCCGGAAGTACAACGGTCGTACGAGGGCCGGACCGAAGACCAAGCGCCCGACCGACGAACAAGTCCCGTGCCGGGCGCGCCGGTTGGCGGTGGGCCGGGAGCGGGGGAGATGCTGCGGTCAGCGGGGCGAACGGCTGGCCGGACGCCGCGCGGACGGCGATTGTCAGTGGCCGGTGGAACACTCGGTGACGCAGGCCACACGACCGCGTCCGCGCGTCGTGCGACAGCATCCCGACCCCGCAGAAGGGACCGACCGTGAGCACCACCAACTACCTGACAGGCGCCCCGAACTGGATCGATCTGGGCACCCCGGATCTCGACGCCGCCCGTGCGTTCTACGGTGAGCTGTTCGGCTGGGAGTTCCAGTCGGCCGGACCCGAAGCCGGGGGTTACGGCCTGTTCCGCACCGAGGGCGGGACCGTGGCGGGCGCGATGACCGTGACCGCCGAACAGGGGCCGCCTGCCTGGAGCGTGTACTTCCAGACCCCGGACGCCGACGCCACCGTGAGCGCGGCCCGGGACAACAAGGGCCAGGTCTCCCTCCAGCCGATGGACGTCATGGACCAGGGCCGGATGGCGATGGCCTCCGATGTGTTCGGCGCCGACTTCGGCCTCTGGCAGCCCCGGGCCAACAAGGGCATGGACGTCACGATGGAGGTCAACTCGCTGTGTTGGGTCGAGCTGTACACGCGTGACGTCCCGGAGGCGACCGGCTTCTACCGGTCGGTCCTGGGCTGGAAGAGCGAGGACACGACCTTCCCGGGCGGTGTGTACACCATGGTGCGCCCGGCCGAGGGCGACGAGGGCAGCGCCTTCGGCGGTGTGGCCGAACTCGCCACCGACCCGTCGGAGAAGGACTCGGATCCGCACTGGCTGATCTACTTCGAGGTCCAGGACCCGGACGCGTTCTGCGCCAGGGCCGAGGAGTTGGGCGGCACGGTGCGCATGGCCCCCGTGGATCTGGACGAGGTGGGCCGCTTCGCCAAGCTGACCGACCCGCAGGGCGCACGCTTCGCCATCATCAAGCCCGTACCGCAGCAGGGCTGAACGGGGCGGAACACGGGCCGTTGGCAGTGCCGCCTCTCGCGCCGAGCACACCGGGCGGCGGCACGCTCAACGATTCCTGTACGGCGTGTCGTGGGCGTTGATCAGACGTTGATGAGACGTTTTTCGGTGACCGACAGCATCGAGAGCATGCAGTCCAATCTCATCGGTCAGGAAGACCTGACCTGGCAGGAACAGGCTCTGTGCGCCGAGACCGGCGCGGCGTTCTTCTTCCCCGAACCGGGCAGTTCGGTCCGCGAGGCGAAGCAGATCTGCAAGATGTGCGAGATCCGGGCCGAGTGCCTGGAGTACGCACTGACGCACGACGAGCAATTCGGTGTCTGGGGCGGACTTTCGGAGAAGGAACGCCTGCGCCTCCAGCGGCTCAGGCGCGCTGCCTGAGGTACCGGAGCGCTCCGTCGACCGACAGCCACCGGTCACCGGCCGTCAGTTGAGCCGACAGCCGACAACCAACAGCCACCGGCCGATGCACAAGCCGGGCCTGGCCCACGGGGGTGCTCAGGCCCGGCTTGCGGCGGCGGTCGCGACTCGGGAGCCCGGGGTCGGGGCTCTGTGTCGGGGTACGGCTCAGAAAGTGTTGGGTAACTGAGTAGTTACTCGTTCTTGAGGTCGTCGGCGAGGCGGCGTGCGGCTTCGGTCTCGATGGGGCCGTGGGGTGTGACTGTCTCGCCGGCGAGGCGGGCGGCCATGAGCCGGATCATGGCCACTTTGATCATCGCTTCGGCGTGGGCCGTCTTGCGTTCATAGTCCCGGGCCAACCGTCGACACCGCCCCAGCCAGGAGAAAGTCCGTTCCACCACCCATCTGCGGGGCAGTACCTGGAACCCTTTCACATCCGCGTTGCGCGGGACGGCGACGATCTCGATGTTCTCCGTCCGCTTGGCCCAGCCCACGAGAGCACGGTCGACCTGGTTGACGTAGCCGCCATCCACCCATACCAACCCGACCTGCGGGAACAGCGTGTGCAGCCCGCTCAGCACGATTCTGGCTCCGGACCGGTCCTGCACCGAGGCCGAGTGGACCACCGTCCGCAACAGCAGACCGCAGGTGTCGACGAGGATGTGCCGCTTGCGGCCCCGCACCCGCTTGCCCGCGTCGTATCCGATCGCCTCACCACCCTGGTGACTGCGCACCGACTGCGAGTCCAGCACCCCGGCAGACGGCTGCGGATCCCGACCGTCCGCGACACGCACCCGATCCCGCAAAGCGTCGTGGAGCCGATCCCACGTCCCGTCCGCACTCCACAGACGAAACCATCGGTAAGCGGCATCCCAGGGCGCAAGGTCACGCGGAACCAGCCGCCAGGCACACCCACTGCCCAGCACATACAGGACCGTATCGATGATCAACCGGCGCCCGAACTTCAACGGGCGCCCACCACGAGACACATCCCGCACCGGCAACAACGGCTCGATCACCGCCCACTGAGCATCCGTCAACGACGTGTCATAGACCGGCTTGCACACACAGACACACACGCGAAGTGATCTTCGTGGACACCACCCACGAAGATCACCACCCGAAGTTGATCAATTACCCAACACTTTCTCAGCCGGAGGCCCGAGCGGCCATCCGCGCCTTGCGGGCGTCGAGGCGCTCGTCGAACTTGCGGGCCTCGGTGTCCAGGGCCTCCATGTACAGGCCCAGCTCCTGCTGCGCCTGCTGCCCCTCGGGGCCGAGCTCGGGAAGCTGCATGATGTTGAGGAAGCGCAGCACCGGCTGGAGCACGTCGTCGTGGTGGATGCGCAGGTTGTAGACCTCGCCGATCGCCATCTGCGCAGCGGCCCGCTCGAAGCCGGGCATGCCGTGGCCGGGCATCCGGAAACCGGTGACGACGTCGCGGATCGCCTGCATCGCGAGGTCGGGCGCCAGCTCCAGGGAGGCACGCAGCAGGTTCCGGTAGAAGACCATGTGCAGGTTCTCGTCGGTGGCGATCCGGGAGAGCAGCCGCTCGCAGGCCGGGTCGCCGGAGACCCGGCCCGTGTTGCGGTGCGAGATACGGGTGGCCAGTTCCTGGAAGGCCACGTACGCCACCGAGTGCAGCATCGAGTGCCTGTTGTCCGACTCGAAGCCCTCGGACATGTGCGCCATCCGGAAGGACTCCAGCTCGTCCGGGTCCACGGCCCGCGCGGCGAGCAGGTAGTCCCGCATCACGATGCCGTGGCGACCCTCCTCGGCGGTCCAGCGGTGCACCCAGGTGCCCCAGGCGCCGTCGCGGCCGAAGAGCGAGGCGATCTCGTGGTGGTAGCTGGGCAGGTTGTCCTCGGTGAGCAGGTTCACGACCAGGGCCGTCTTGCCCAGATCACTGACCGGGGACTGCTGCTTCTCCCAGGCCACACCGTCCTCGTAGAAGCCGGGGAAGTTGCGCCCGTCGGACCAGGGCACGTACTCGTGCGGCATCCAGTCCTTGGCCACCTTCAGATGCCGGTCGAGCTCCGTCGCGACGGTCTCCTCCAGCGCGTAGAGCAGCCGTGCGTCGGTCCAGCTGTCCTGGGCGAGGTGCGGGGCAGAGATCGTCATCGTGGCTCCAGCGATACGTACGTGTGCGACTCATCAACCTACGGCCTCGTAGGCTACGAGACCGTAGGTTACGGGAGCGTAAGTGCCGCGACGATGTCCGGGGGACCCCGAGCGGTCCCCGGTAGTTCGCCGAGGGCGGGTACGCGCCGTCATTTCCGGCGCGTACCCGCCCTCCCGGCGCTCAGTCCGCGAGCTGCGACAACAGTTCCTCCTCGCTGGTCTCCCGCAGCTCCTCGTCGAGCAGGAGCCAGCGGGTGATGCCGAGCCCGGCCAGGAAGTCCAGGTCGTGGGAGGCGACGATCAGGGCACCCTCGTAGGCGCCGAGCGCCTCCGTGAGACGTGTCACACTCGCGGAGTCCAGATTGTTGGTGGGTTCGTCGAGCATCAGCAGCTGCGGTGCGGGCTCGGCCAGCATCAGCGCCGCGAGCGCGGCCCGGAACCGCTCCCCGCCCGACAGCGTCGACACCGGCTGGTCGGCCCGCGCCCCGCGGAACAGGAAGCGGGCCAGGCGTGCCCGGACCTGGTTGTCCGTGGCCCCGGGCGCGAAGCGCCGCACATTGGCGGCCACGCTCGCTTCCTCCTCCAGCACGTCGAGGCGTTGCGGCAGGTACCGCACGGGCACCCAGGTCGCCACCGCGCCCGCGGCCGGGGCGAGTTCCCCGGCCAGGGTGCGCAGCAGCGTCGACTTGCCCGCGCCGTTGCGGCCCACCAGGGCGATCCGCTCCGGCCCGTGCACCCGGAACTCACCCGGCACCCGGGCCCCGCCGTGGGCGAGCTCCAGCTCACGCAGTGTGCACACTTCACGGCCCGGCGGCACGGCGGTGAACGGGAGTTCCACCCGGATCACGTCGTCGTCGCGCACCGCGTCCTCCGCCTCGTCGAGGCGTTTGCGCGCGTCCGTGACCCGGTCCTCGTGCATGATCCGGTGCTTGCCCGCCGAGACCTGGGCCGAGCGCTTGCGCAGCTTCATCACGGCCCTGGGCTCCCGCTTGATCTCGTACATCTTCTGGCCGTAGCGCTTGCGGCGGGCCAGTACCACCTGGGCGTCGGCCAGATCGCGCTGCTGGCGCTTCAGATCGGCCTCGGCCACCCGCAACTTGCGCTGTGCGGCCTCCTGTTGGGCCGCGACCACCTCCTCGTAGTCACTGAGCGTGCCGCCGTACCAGTTGACCTCGCCGCTGCGCAGTTCGGCGATCTGGTCGACGCGTTCGAGCAGTTCACGGTCGTGGCTGACCAGGACCATCACACCCGGCCAGCTCTCGACGGCCCGGTACAGCCGCCTGCGCGCGTACAGGTCCAGGTTGTTGGTGGGTTCGTCGAGCAGCAGCACCTCCGGGCGGCGCAGCAGCAGCGCGGCCAGGCGCAGCAGTACGGACTCGCCGCCGGACAGTTCGCCGACCGTGCCGTCCAGGGAGCCGGGCAGACCGAGCTGTTCGAGCATGGCCGTGGCCCGCTCCTCGACGTCCCAGTCGTCGCCGACGGTGGTGAAGTGCTCCTCGCGCACATCACCGGCCTCGATGGCGTGCAGGGCGGCGCGGGTGCGGTCGATACCGAGGGCCCGGTCGACGCGCAGCCCCGTTTCCAGGGTGAGGTTCTGGGGCAGGTAGCCCACTTCACCCCGGGTCCCTACGGTGCCGGAGCTCGGCTGGAGCGCTCCCGTGATGAGCCTCAACAGGGTGGACTTTCCGGCCCCGTTGAGGCCGATCAGCCCGGTCCTGCCGGGTGCGAAGGCCGTACTCAGGTCCTCGAAGACGGGGGTCCCGTCCGGCCAGGCGAAGCTCAGCCGGGTACAGATCACGGACGCGGCCGACGCCGACGGTGTGAACGCGCCGGAGGAACTCGGGAACGGAGAACTGGAAGCAGAGGGAGAGGAATGGGTCATACGGGCCTCGCGGATTCGGAGTACGGGCGGATGGCGACGTATCCGGAACACCGCGGTCACAGCGGAAACAGGCCCTGGGCTCCGCGCGAAAGGCGGCCCTGAGGACGGCTCGTGACATCGAGGTCGTACACGGCGGGCACAGCCGACACCAGTGGTGGGCTGTACTGCGCGGTGTTCCGAGACCTCAGACGAGCAACGTCCTACTCCTGTCGACGACGACAACGACCCGACCAACGTACGACCGGGGTCGCGCACCGTCAACGGATTAATGTGGCGACCGAGCCCCGCTCCTTCGCGCCCGCCGCGAAGCGGAGCACAGGGAGGATCGAGGGAGGAACGACGCTGTGGCCGAGATCCCGCAGTCACTGCCCGCACGCCTGTACCTGCTGGCCTGGGACGCCCGCGAGGGACGGCTCACCGGGGCGGCGAGGCTCTCCCACCTGCTGCGCGCGGGCGCGCTGACCGAGCTCGCCCAGCGGGGGCTGCTGACCGACGACGACGGTGTGGCCACGCCCGCCGACCCGGACGCCGAGACGGGTGATCCGGCCCTCGACGGACTGCTCGAACTCATCACCGAGTCGCGGCCGCGCACCTGGAAGGAGTGGGTGGGCAGCAGGACCGAACTCACCCGTACCGCCGTCCAGGACTCCCTCACCGACGCGGGCTTTCTGCGCACCGAGCGCAAGCGCGTCCTTGGTCTGTTCCCCTCCGTCGAGCACCTGCTCACCGACCCGGCGCCCGTGGAGCGCCTCCAGTCCGAGGCGCGCGAAGTGCTCTGCGGCCCGGTGCCGGTCGCTCGGATCCCGGACCGCGAGGCCGCGCTCGTCTGCCTCGCGGCGGTCGCCGAACTGAACACCTTCGCCACGGCCGAGGAACGCCGCGCGCACAAGGACCGCCTGGCACAGCTCACCGAGCGCGGCGGCATGGCGGCGCCCGCCCTTGGCAAGGTCTTCCAGGAGGTTCAGGTGGCGATCATGCTCGCCGCCACCTCGGTGACCCTCACGACCGGCGCCTCGGGGAGCTGAACGCCCGCCCGGCGTTCACCGGCGGGCCGCGGTCGTCAGCAGACGTCGTCCAGCGCCTGCGCCAGGTCCCGCTCGATGTCGGCGAAGAGATGCTCCTCGCCGAAGGGCACCAGCGCGGAGGTCAGGTCCAGGAAGCCGCGCAGCTGCTGGGTGGGTATGTGCACCACGGCGATCCCCTCCGCGCCGTGGAACTCCAGGACGGTACGGCCCGGTCCGTAAGGGCGAACCCGTACGTCGCCCTCGCCCGCGGCCCGTTCGATGCCCTCTGCCAGGAGTTCGCGTCCGAAGGTCCAGCACACGTCCTCACCGCGCAGGGCCGCGTGCGCGGGGAAGGCCATCCGTACGGCGAACGGGTCCCAGCCGTCGAAGTGCAGGGTCGCCGGGATGACCGGGACGCGAGGGGCGGCGGCGATCAGTCGCACCTCGACGGCGTGCGAGACAGAGGACAACTCCTGCTCCTTGAGGGGCCGGGGCGCGTGAGGGTAGGGCGCGGGGATGGGGGCGGACATCCTGTGAGATGCGCGAGGGGCTGAATGCGTGCACTCCCGGCCGGGGTGACGTCCGTCACATTCGGGGGCTGTGCCTCCGGTCTTGATCACCGCCCGGGGCGCCCGGGTGGTGCCGCCCTCGCTGCTCCCGGACGTCAACCGCCAACGGCGCGCCTAGGCTTGGCCCATCATGACGTGCATTCCGCCGCCCGGCGACTGGCCGGTCACCGAGTCCCAAGCCCGCGCCGTACAGGACGAGTTGCGCGCCCGTGTGATCCTCACCGAGGCGGGCCCGGCGCCCGGTGCCGGACATGTGACGGGTCTGGACGTCGCCTACGACGACGCGCGCGACCTGGTCGTGGCCGCGGCCGTGGTCCTGGACGCGGCGAGCCTCAAGGTGGTGGCCGAGGCGACGGCGGTGGGGCGGGTCAGCTTCCCGTACGTGCCCGGACTGCTCGCCTTCCGTGAACTGCCCACGGTGCTGGCCGTGTTGGCCCGACTGCCCGTCGAGCCCGGTCTGCTGGTGTGCGACGGCTACGGGCTGGCCCACCCGCGGCGGTTCGGTCTGGCCTGCCATCTGGGCGTGCTCACCGGGCTGCCCACCATCGGGGTCGCCAAGAACCCGTTCACCTTCAGCTACCGCGAGCCGGGGCAGGAGCGCGGGGCGGCGGCGCCACTGACCGACGGCGCCGAGGAGGTCGGCCGGGCGCTGCGCACCCGCACCGCCACCAAGCCGGTCTTCGTCTCCGTCGGCCACCGCACCGATCTGGACACCGCCTGCGCCCACGTCCTCGCCCTCACCCCGCGCTACCGGCTGCCGGAGTCCACCCGGCGCGCGGACGCGCTGTGCCGCCAGGCCCTGAAGGCCGCACAGGCGGGCAATCAGGAGGAATTCCAGGGGAGTTGAGGTGCGCCGCGCCAGGAGATGAGGCCCGCTCAGCCGGAGCCGGAGCCGGAGCCGGAGCCGGAGCCGGAGCCCGAGCCGGAGCAGGAGGACGGGGCCCGGTCGCGCCGGAACCGGGAGACGAGGCCCCGGCGCGCCCGGTGGTGAGGTTCCGTCAGCGGACCGCCGCCACTCGGAAGACCATCCCGGCCCGCCGCAGCCGCTCGATCAGGGCGTCGCCCATGGCCACCGCGGTGGTGACCTGACCCGAGGTCTCGGGCAGGTCGTCGAAGACGAGCGCGAGCGCCGCCTCGGCCATCATCTTGGCCGTCTCGTCGTAGCCGGGGTCGCCGCCCGCGACCTCGGTGTAGACCCGTCGGCCGCCGCCTTCGCCGACGAAGCGCACCGAGAAGGTGCTGCGGGCCCGGCGCTCCTCGCTGGGGCCCTCGCCGGGCTTGATCCGCTCGGAGAGCGCGCGTCGCGCGGGCGGGATCTGCGCCGCGACGAACACCCCGGCGACCAGGCCGACGAGGCCGCCCACGGTGGCCAGCCGACGTACGCCCGCGTAGTGGCGGTAGCGGAAGTCGGGGCCGTAGCGCTCAAGCGCGCGGGCCGAGCGCTGCACGATCTGGGGGTCGATGGTGGGCAGCGGCAGCGCCCAGGCGTCGACCTCCTTGGCGTAGCGGAAGGTACCGATGGGCGCGTACGCGCGGCGGTTGGCCGGGCGCGGCTCGTGCTGACCGCGCTCGCGGGCGACCGCGAGTACCTGCCGACCGCGGGCGAAGGCGGTCATCGCCGAGGCGAAGGTGCCGCCGGAGAACTGGGCGTTGGTCTGCACGTAGCCGTCGACGCGCAGCGGCACGTCCTCGGGCAGCTGCTGGACGGTGAAGTACGCGCCCAGGTCGTGCGGCACCGAGTCGAAGCCGCAGGCGTGCACGAGACGGGCGCCGGTCTCGCGCGCCCGCGCGTCGTTCTTCAGGTACATCAGGTCCACGAACTCGGGCTCGCCGGTCAGGTCGACGTAGTCGGTCCCGGCGTCCGCGCAGGCGGCGACGAGTTCCTGGCCGTAGGTGATGTACGGACCCACGGTGGTGGCCACCACCCGGGCCGAGGTGGCGAGTTCACGCAGGCTGTCCGGTTCGTTGACGTCGGCCCGCAGGACCGCGGGCCCGTCGCCCGTGGGGGAGAGGCCGAGCAGACGCTCGCGCAGGTCCTCCAGCTTCTTCGTGCTGCGTCCCGCGATCGCCCAGCGCAGCCCCTCGGGCGCGTGGACGGCGAGGTACTCGGCGGTCAGCCGTCCGACGAAGCCCGTGGCACCGAACAGCACGATGTCGTACGTGCGCTCGGCTCGTTCGGTCCTGCTCTGCGCTGCCATGACACCCCTTGGTGAGTCGAATGGGCGGAGTACGAGTGTGCACCAAGAGGCTCGGAGGGTGTGTGCCGGGGCGGTGCGCGCGTGCCTTGCGCGCGGTGCCCGCGCCGGCGCGCTCGAACCTTTGGTCTGTCACTCGAACGGCAGGTCCCCAACCGGTAGTTGAAGTCGTTATGGAGGCATGTATGGCGAAATGCCTCCGTTGGAAAGCGGAGATCGAACTCGACGTTGTACCTGTCACGCGGCAGCGCCGGAACCTCGCCCCTCGCGGGCCGCGTCAAAGAACAACAGCGCACGTCAGTCGGGGACTTCCCCGTATCTGACCGACCTTCTCGTTGCGCTGAATCACCTGCAAGCGGACTTCGAGGAGCGCTTCGCGGCCATTGAGCACGCTGCCCGCAGCGGCCTCCATGAGGCGCCATCAGAACCTTCGGTGCTCTGAGCACTGACCAACCCCCGACGCCGGAGGGCGAATTCAAGGTGTCGTGGCAACACCGCTGGTCATGCGGCTGTTGTGAGGAGCTTAGCGAGGCGCTCGGCTGGGGTTTCCCAGCCGAGCGTTTTGCGTGGACGGCCGTTGAGTTCGGTGGCGACGGCGTCCAGGCGCTCACGGCTGTGCCGGGACAGGTCGGTGCCCTTCGGGAAGTACTGCCGCAGCAGCCCGTTCGTGTTCTCGTTCGATCCGCGCTGCCAGGGGCTGGAGGGCTCGCAGAAGTAGACCGGCATGCCCGTGGCCATGGAGAACTGGTGGTGCAGGCCCATCTCCGAGCCCTGGTCCCAGGTCAGCGACCGCCGCAGGTGGGCCGGGAGCGTGCTGACCGTGTCGATCAGCGCGTCGCGGACGGTGAGGGTGTCGCGGTTGCCGGGCAAGTGGACCAGCATCACGTAGCGGGTGGTCCGCTCGACCAGCGTGCCGATCGCGGAGCCGTTGTCCTTGCCGATGATCAAGTCTCCCTCCCAGTGGCCGGGAACGGCCCGGTCCTCGACCTCAGCCGGCCTGTCGCTGATCATCACCATCGGCGCCGGAAAGCGCGGAATCCGCTGGTCGGGACGGCGTTGAGGCTTGCGCAGGGTTCGGCCGGTGCGCAGTGCCTTCGTGAGCTCACGGCGCAGCTCGCCCCGGCCCTGGACGTAGAGCGCCTGGTAGATCGTCTCGTGCGACACGTGCATCTCCGGCTGGTCGGGGAAGTGCAGGCGCAGGCTCCGGCTGATCTGCTCGGGACTCCACTTCAGCCCCAGCCACGACTGGATGGTGTCACGCAGCAGCAGACACGCAGCGATCTTCCCGCCCTTGGGGCGGGGCCGCCTGGCCCGTGCCCGGGCGTGCGCGGCGTGTGGCCGGTACTGGCCGTTCACGGGGTGCCGATTGCGGCGGATCTCCCGGCTGATGGTCGAGGGGCTGCGGCCCAGCTCGGCCGCGATGGCACGGACAGTGGCCTTCTCCCGCAGCCGGTCGGCGATGTGTATCCGCTCGTCCTCACCGAGATACCGGGAGTCCCCGCGGACCTCGATCAGCCGCGTCTTCGCGGTCCTGACGGCACGGACCGCGACCGAGGGCGCATCTTTCGCCTTCGGCCGCGGTCTCTTCACCCGGCCCTTCGGCCGTCCGTACCGCCACTCCCT
This is a stretch of genomic DNA from Streptomyces sp. NA04227. It encodes these proteins:
- the ligD gene encoding non-homologous end-joining DNA ligase, whose protein sequence is MAARSNAVELTAGSRTVRLSSPDKIYFPEPGYTKLDLAHYYLAVGEGILRALRDRPTTLERYPEGLGGESFFQKRVPKHHPDWIPTARIEFPSGRHADEMCPTEVGAVIWAAQFGTFTFHPWPVRRADTEHPDELRLDLDPQPGTDYDDAVRAALELRALLDEFGLRGWPKTSGGRGLHVFVPIEPRWTFTEVRRCAITCGRELERRMPGRVTTAWWKEERGARIFVDYNQTARDRTIASAYSVRPHPRAQVSAPLRWEEVGQAHPADFDIRSMTARFAELGDVHADMDEHAFRLDTLLERAERHEHDHGLGDLPYPPEYPKMPGEPKRVQPSRARTSTD
- a CDS encoding IS5 family transposase, whose protein sequence is MCVCVCKPVYDTSLTDAQWAVIEPLLPVRDVSRGGRPLKFGRRLIIDTVLYVLGSGCAWRLVPRDLAPWDAAYRWFRLWSADGTWDRLHDALRDRVRVADGRDPQPSAGVLDSQSVRSHQGGEAIGYDAGKRVRGRKRHILVDTCGLLLRTVVHSASVQDRSGARIVLSGLHTLFPQVGLVWVDGGYVNQVDRALVGWAKRTENIEIVAVPRNADVKGFQVLPRRWVVERTFSWLGRCRRLARDYERKTAHAEAMIKVAMIRLMAARLAGETVTPHGPIETEAARRLADDLKNE
- a CDS encoding endonuclease V gives rise to the protein MTCIPPPGDWPVTESQARAVQDELRARVILTEAGPAPGAGHVTGLDVAYDDARDLVVAAAVVLDAASLKVVAEATAVGRVSFPYVPGLLAFRELPTVLAVLARLPVEPGLLVCDGYGLAHPRRFGLACHLGVLTGLPTIGVAKNPFTFSYREPGQERGAAAPLTDGAEEVGRALRTRTATKPVFVSVGHRTDLDTACAHVLALTPRYRLPESTRRADALCRQALKAAQAGNQEEFQGS
- a CDS encoding ABC-F family ATP-binding cassette domain-containing protein, whose translation is MICTRLSFAWPDGTPVFEDLSTAFAPGRTGLIGLNGAGKSTLLRLITGALQPSSGTVGTRGEVGYLPQNLTLETGLRVDRALGIDRTRAALHAIEAGDVREEHFTTVGDDWDVEERATAMLEQLGLPGSLDGTVGELSGGESVLLRLAALLLRRPEVLLLDEPTNNLDLYARRRLYRAVESWPGVMVLVSHDRELLERVDQIAELRSGEVNWYGGTLSDYEEVVAAQQEAAQRKLRVAEADLKRQQRDLADAQVVLARRKRYGQKMYEIKREPRAVMKLRKRSAQVSAGKHRIMHEDRVTDARKRLDEAEDAVRDDDVIRVELPFTAVPPGREVCTLRELELAHGGARVPGEFRVHGPERIALVGRNGAGKSTLLRTLAGELAPAAGAVATWVPVRYLPQRLDVLEEEASVAANVRRFAPGATDNQVRARLARFLFRGARADQPVSTLSGGERFRAALAALMLAEPAPQLLMLDEPTNNLDSASVTRLTEALGAYEGALIVASHDLDFLAGLGITRWLLLDEELRETSEEELLSQLAD
- a CDS encoding VOC family protein, giving the protein MSTTNYLTGAPNWIDLGTPDLDAARAFYGELFGWEFQSAGPEAGGYGLFRTEGGTVAGAMTVTAEQGPPAWSVYFQTPDADATVSAARDNKGQVSLQPMDVMDQGRMAMASDVFGADFGLWQPRANKGMDVTMEVNSLCWVELYTRDVPEATGFYRSVLGWKSEDTTFPGGVYTMVRPAEGDEGSAFGGVAELATDPSEKDSDPHWLIYFEVQDPDAFCARAEELGGTVRMAPVDLDEVGRFAKLTDPQGARFAIIKPVPQQG
- a CDS encoding acyl-ACP desaturase yields the protein MTISAPHLAQDSWTDARLLYALEETVATELDRHLKVAKDWMPHEYVPWSDGRNFPGFYEDGVAWEKQQSPVSDLGKTALVVNLLTEDNLPSYHHEIASLFGRDGAWGTWVHRWTAEEGRHGIVMRDYLLAARAVDPDELESFRMAHMSEGFESDNRHSMLHSVAYVAFQELATRISHRNTGRVSGDPACERLLSRIATDENLHMVFYRNLLRASLELAPDLAMQAIRDVVTGFRMPGHGMPGFERAAAQMAIGEVYNLRIHHDDVLQPVLRFLNIMQLPELGPEGQQAQQELGLYMEALDTEARKFDERLDARKARMAARASG
- a CDS encoding WhiB family transcriptional regulator, with amino-acid sequence MQSNLIGQEDLTWQEQALCAETGAAFFFPEPGSSVREAKQICKMCEIRAECLEYALTHDEQFGVWGGLSEKERLRLQRLRRAA
- a CDS encoding GPP34 family phosphoprotein, with product MAEIPQSLPARLYLLAWDAREGRLTGAARLSHLLRAGALTELAQRGLLTDDDGVATPADPDAETGDPALDGLLELITESRPRTWKEWVGSRTELTRTAVQDSLTDAGFLRTERKRVLGLFPSVEHLLTDPAPVERLQSEAREVLCGPVPVARIPDREAALVCLAAVAELNTFATAEERRAHKDRLAQLTERGGMAAPALGKVFQEVQVAIMLAATSVTLTTGASGS
- a CDS encoding trans-acting enoyl reductase family protein, with the translated sequence MAAQSRTERAERTYDIVLFGATGFVGRLTAEYLAVHAPEGLRWAIAGRSTKKLEDLRERLLGLSPTGDGPAVLRADVNEPDSLRELATSARVVATTVGPYITYGQELVAACADAGTDYVDLTGEPEFVDLMYLKNDARARETGARLVHACGFDSVPHDLGAYFTVQQLPEDVPLRVDGYVQTNAQFSGGTFASAMTAFARGRQVLAVARERGQHEPRPANRRAYAPIGTFRYAKEVDAWALPLPTIDPQIVQRSARALERYGPDFRYRHYAGVRRLATVGGLVGLVAGVFVAAQIPPARRALSERIKPGEGPSEERRARSTFSVRFVGEGGGRRVYTEVAGGDPGYDETAKMMAEAALALVFDDLPETSGQVTTAVAMGDALIERLRRAGMVFRVAAVR
- a CDS encoding SsgA family sporulation/cell division regulator, which encodes MSSVSHAVEVRLIAAAPRVPVIPATLHFDGWDPFAVRMAFPAHAALRGEDVCWTFGRELLAEGIERAAGEGDVRVRPYGPGRTVLEFHGAEGIAVVHIPTQQLRGFLDLTSALVPFGEEHLFADIERDLAQALDDVC